In Leucobacter denitrificans, the genomic window CGACCTTCTCGACCTTCTTCGCGAGCTCCTTATCGGGTGCGCCAGCAGGACGCTTCGCGCGCTTTTGCACGAGATCGAAGGCGTAGATCGATGCGGCAAATTGATCGCCCGAGATGAGTTCAGCAAGCGCTTCGTCTTCTCGCTCGAAACCGCGAACTCTGTCGTTATCTTTGGCTGCGTTCAGCAGATCGAGCGCAACATACGGTGACTTAGCTGCGGTTCCGATCTTCGCTCGTAACGTGTCGCGCGCGATCTTGATCGCCACTGGCCACTTCGTGAGGCGCTCAAGCTTGCCAGGTTCGTTTGGTCTCGACACCTTGATCCGCTTGTTCAGTACCCCATCTGCCCACGCGACTGATTGCTCAAGGAAGCTAGCAGAGCCAAACATCTCGTCGAATAGACCAAGCTCTTTCGCCTGCTTCGGCTTGAGCATGCGATTGTTTTTGAGAGGGTTCGACACAATGATGTCGATTGCATTCTCGATGCCGATGAGGTTGGGAACAAGCGTTGCTCCACCCCAGCCCGGAATTATGCCAAGGAAGACCTCAGGGAATGCGAGAGCAGCCGTTGACGAATCGAGTGTGCGGTAGTCACAATTGAGCGCAATTTCCATAGCACCGCCCAGTGCGAGTCCGTTGACAAATGCGAAAGAAGGCACGCCAAGGGTGCTTAGCTTGCCGAGCACATGGTGTCCGTACTGGGCCATAAGTCGCGCGTTCTCACGTGTAGCGAGCGTCGAGACCTTCGAGAGATCCGCACCTGCTGCAAATATGAATTGTTTGCCAGTAATCGCAACCGCCTGAATCTCACCTGAAGCAGCACGCCCCGTGAGCGAATCAAGCACCTGGTTGAGTGCTTGGAGTGTGCGAGGCCCGAGAGTATTCGGGCGGGTGTAGTCCCGACCGTTGTCGAATGTGATGAGAGCGAGGGTGCCACCAGAGGGAAGCGGAACATCGCGAACATATGACTCGGTCACTACCTCATCAGCTGAGGCTTCGATGAGTGGAGAGAAATCGATCTTGCTGTAGTCAGTCATTGCGCTTACTTGCCCTTCTTGCCGTTGAAGTGAGGGTTCTCCCAGATAACGGTGCCGCCTTGGCCCAGACCCACACACATTGCTGTGACGCCGAAGCGAACATCGGGACGCTGCTCAAACTGCCTGGCGAGTTGAACCATTAAACGCACTCCTGACGCGGCGAGTGGGTGGCCGAACGCAATCGCGCCGCCCCATGGATTCACCCGTGGATCATCGTCGGCAATGCCAAAGTGATCGGTGAACGACAACACCTGAACTGCGAATGCTTCATTAAGTTCGAAGAGGCCAATATCTTCGATCTTGAGCCCAGCCTTCTTCAATGCCTTTTCCGTTGAAGGTACGGGTCCGAGTCCCATAACCTCTGGCTCGACACCTGCGAATGCGAACGAAACCATCCGCATTTTTGCGGAGAGTCCCAACTCTCGAGCCGTATCGCCACCCGCGAGTAGTGAAATAGTTGCCCCGTCTGTGAGCGGGGAAGAGGTGCCCGCAGTCACGCGGCCGTGCGGCCTAAACGGCGTCTTCAGCCCTGCGAGATCCTCCATCGTCGTGTTTGGACGACGTCCCTCATCCTCAGTGGCAAGACCCCACCCTTCGGACGTTTTGTACGCGACCGGAACCAAGTCGGCCTGAATGTCACCTCGATCGTAAGCGGCCTGAACTTTATGCTGACTCAGCATTCCGAACCTGTCGGCGCGCTCCTTTGTAAGCTCAGGAAAACGGTCGTGCAGTCGTTCTGCTGTGATGCCCATGTTGAGCGCATCCGGGCTCACGAGTTTCTCTGCAACGAAGCGAGGGTTTGGGTCAGCGTTCAATCCTATGGGATGGTGCCCCATGTGTTCAACGC contains:
- a CDS encoding thiolase family protein, with the translated sequence MREVVFVDGVRTPFGRAGEKGMYASTRADDLAVKALQGLVNRNPDLPLDRVDDVGIAATTQQGDQGLTLGRTVSILAGLPTTVPGFALDRMCAGAMTVTAMMGGAIGSGQYDLAIAGGVEHMGHHPIGLNADPNPRFVAEKLVSPDALNMGITAERLHDRFPELTKERADRFGMLSQHKVQAAYDRGDIQADLVPVAYKTSEGWGLATEDEGRRPNTTMEDLAGLKTPFRPHGRVTAGTSSPLTDGATISLLAGGDTARELGLSAKMRMVSFAFAGVEPEVMGLGPVPSTEKALKKAGLKIEDIGLFELNEAFAVQVLSFTDHFGIADDDPRVNPWGGAIAFGHPLAASGVRLMVQLARQFEQRPDVRFGVTAMCVGLGQGGTVIWENPHFNGKKGK